From one Bacteroides sp. genomic stretch:
- a CDS encoding mechanosensitive ion channel family protein produces MNLLYIVILGFALFFALQLINRLALLIPGESRWRSLLLRSLPLVEFVVWLAFAFWAARIVFSGLPYRGVVESAMALVLVLAMGWYVLRDFLSGILLKTESEFKKGQIIKSPMVSGKVFRVGYRTLHLETEKGEKVRVPFSKLGDAIISSPPEKGHGHSQMLKLCLKQGQDRPGLTEEVKQELFNMPWIILENEPLINLVKDANNQPCLEIKFSAINEEHALLIEQKLKAFLEKKEE; encoded by the coding sequence ATGAATCTGCTGTATATTGTAATTCTGGGTTTTGCGCTGTTTTTTGCCCTGCAGCTGATTAATCGCCTGGCCCTGCTCATTCCAGGAGAGAGTCGTTGGCGGAGCCTTTTGCTCCGTTCTTTGCCCCTCGTGGAATTTGTGGTATGGCTTGCCTTTGCATTTTGGGCCGCTCGTATTGTTTTTTCTGGATTGCCTTATCGAGGCGTGGTGGAAAGCGCAATGGCCCTGGTGCTGGTACTGGCCATGGGCTGGTATGTCCTCAGGGATTTTCTCAGTGGTATTTTACTTAAAACTGAAAGTGAGTTTAAAAAGGGGCAAATTATTAAGTCACCGATGGTTTCGGGCAAAGTGTTCAGGGTAGGTTACCGAACCCTACATCTTGAAACCGAAAAAGGGGAGAAGGTGCGTGTTCCCTTTTCGAAGCTTGGTGACGCCATTATTTCCAGCCCACCTGAGAAAGGCCATGGCCATAGCCAGATGCTGAAGCTTTGCCTGAAGCAGGGGCAGGATAGACCGGGTTTGACGGAAGAAGTGAAACAGGAGCTTTTTAACATGCCCTGGATCATTCTGGAAAATGAGCCCCTGATAAACCTTGTTAAAGACGCCAACAATCAGCCTTGCCTTGAAATAAAATTTTCGGCAATCAATGAAGAACATGCCCTTCTGATTGAGCAGAAGCTCAAGGCATTTCTTGAAAAAAAAGAGGAATAG